One genomic segment of Aureimonas sp. AU20 includes these proteins:
- a CDS encoding acetyl-CoA C-acyltransferase, which translates to MSEQDPIVIVGAVRTPMGAFQGELAGLDAPALGAAAIAGALSGAGLEPGAVEEVLMGCVLSAGLGQAPARQAALAAGLPLSAGATTVNKMCGSGMKAAMLAHDLIRAGSVEIAVAGGMESMSNAPYLLPKARAGQRMGHGQMLDHMFLDGLEDAYDRGRLMGTFAEDCAEAFQFTREAQDAYALASLERARGAIAQGRFAAEIVPVSVRAGKGEATVAEDEQPGKARPEKIPTLRPAFREGGTVTAANASSISDGAAALVLMRASQAERRGLTPRARIVGHATYADKPGLFATAPIGAMRRLSERTGWALRDVDLFEINEAFAVVAMAAMRELALPHETVNVHGGACALGHPIGASGARVIVTLLSALEQRDGARGVASLCIGGGEATAIAIERMN; encoded by the coding sequence ATGAGCGAACAGGACCCGATCGTCATCGTCGGCGCGGTGCGTACACCGATGGGCGCGTTCCAGGGCGAGCTGGCCGGGCTGGACGCCCCGGCGCTGGGCGCCGCCGCCATCGCCGGCGCGCTGTCGGGGGCGGGGCTCGAGCCCGGCGCGGTGGAGGAGGTCCTCATGGGCTGCGTGCTCTCGGCGGGCCTCGGCCAGGCGCCGGCGCGGCAGGCGGCCCTTGCCGCCGGGCTGCCGCTCAGCGCGGGCGCGACCACGGTGAACAAGATGTGCGGCTCGGGCATGAAGGCGGCGATGCTCGCCCATGACCTGATCCGGGCGGGGTCGGTGGAGATCGCCGTCGCGGGCGGCATGGAGAGCATGTCCAACGCGCCCTATCTCCTGCCCAAGGCCCGCGCCGGCCAGCGCATGGGCCATGGCCAGATGCTCGACCACATGTTCCTGGACGGGCTGGAGGACGCCTACGACCGGGGCCGGCTGATGGGCACCTTCGCAGAGGACTGCGCCGAGGCGTTTCAGTTCACCCGCGAGGCACAGGACGCCTATGCGCTGGCTTCGCTGGAGCGGGCGCGCGGTGCGATCGCGCAAGGGCGCTTCGCCGCCGAGATCGTGCCGGTCAGCGTTCGCGCGGGCAAGGGCGAGGCGACGGTGGCCGAGGACGAGCAGCCCGGCAAGGCGCGCCCAGAAAAGATCCCGACGCTGCGCCCCGCCTTTCGTGAGGGCGGCACGGTGACGGCGGCCAACGCCTCCTCCATCTCGGACGGGGCGGCGGCGCTGGTTCTCATGCGCGCTTCGCAGGCCGAGCGGCGCGGCCTGACGCCGCGCGCGCGCATCGTCGGACACGCGACCTATGCCGACAAGCCGGGCCTCTTCGCCACGGCCCCGATCGGGGCGATGCGCCGCCTGTCGGAGCGAACGGGCTGGGCGCTCCGCGATGTCGATCTGTTCGAGATCAACGAGGCCTTCGCGGTGGTCGCCATGGCGGCGATGCGCGAGCTCGCCCTGCCGCACGAGACGGTGAACGTCCATGGCGGCGCCTGCGCGCTCGGCCATCCCATCGGGGCTTCGGGCGCGCGGGTGATCGTGACGCTCCTGTCCGCGCTCGAACAGCGCGATGGCGCGCGCGGTGTCGCCTCGCTCTGCATCGGCGGCGGCGAGGCGACCGCCATCGCCATCGAAAGGATGAACTGA
- a CDS encoding SDR family NAD(P)-dependent oxidoreductase gives MNIEKSVFLISGAGSGLGAAVARMAVSGGGKALLLDVNASAGEALAQELGAAALFCRTDVTSAEAGENAVRVALERFGRVDVLVNCAGVAPGERIVGRDGPHGLESFARTISINLVGTFNLLRLAADAMAKQDPGESGERGVIVNTASVAAFEGQIGQAAYAASKGGVAALTLPAARDLARHAIRVLAIAPGIFETPMVAGMPQEVQDALGAAVPFPARLGRPSEFAALVRHIVENPMLNGEVIRLDGAMRMPPR, from the coding sequence ATGAACATCGAGAAGAGCGTCTTCCTGATCTCGGGCGCGGGATCGGGCCTCGGCGCGGCGGTCGCGAGAATGGCGGTTTCGGGCGGGGGCAAGGCGCTTCTTCTCGACGTGAACGCTTCGGCGGGCGAGGCGCTGGCGCAGGAGCTGGGCGCCGCCGCGCTGTTCTGCCGGACCGACGTCACGAGTGCGGAGGCGGGCGAAAACGCCGTGCGGGTCGCGCTGGAAAGGTTCGGCCGGGTCGATGTCCTCGTGAACTGCGCGGGCGTCGCGCCGGGCGAGAGGATCGTCGGCCGCGACGGGCCGCATGGGCTGGAGAGTTTCGCCCGCACGATTTCGATCAATCTCGTCGGCACGTTCAACCTCCTGCGGCTGGCCGCCGACGCCATGGCGAAGCAAGACCCCGGCGAAAGCGGGGAGCGCGGGGTGATCGTCAACACCGCCTCCGTCGCGGCCTTCGAGGGGCAGATCGGGCAGGCGGCCTATGCCGCGTCGAAGGGCGGCGTCGCGGCGCTGACGTTGCCGGCCGCGCGGGATCTGGCGCGGCACGCCATCCGCGTTCTCGCCATCGCGCCCGGCATTTTCGAGACGCCGATGGTGGCCGGCATGCCGCAGGAGGTTCAGGACGCGCTGGGCGCGGCGGTTCCCTTTCCCGCGCGGCTGGGTCGGCCGTCCGAATTCGCGGCGCTGGTGCGCCACATCGTCGAAAATCCGATGCTGAACGGCGAGGTCATCCGCCTCGACGGCGCCATGCGAATGCCGCCGCGCTGA
- a CDS encoding acyl-CoA synthetase yields the protein MLNSSVAAMRPTYDGAVSGFRLEVAEAALQGDLEGGINACVECCDRHVGADRVALRCLSMDETLSEYTFEDLRDLSARAANVFAAKGVGAGDVVAGLLPRTLELVVTILATWRLGAVYQPLFTAFGPKAIEHRLAMSEAKLVVTNTANRPKLDEIPGCPPVAVVRGAAEPLAAGDLDFRQALADAEPAFQPVVRRGDDLFMMMSTSGTTGLAKGVPVPLRALLSFSAYMRDAIDLRADDVFWNIADPGWAYGLYYAVTGPLMLGCTTLLVEGGFAAESTYWIIDRLGVTSLAGSPTAFRMLIAAGPKPAEALKGRLRVVSSAGEPLNPEVIRWFEAHLAVPIHDHYGQTETGMVVNNHHGLSHLVRPGSAGFALPGYRVAVLDDDGRELGPNRPGVLAVDIARSPLMFFTGYFRQRTPAIDGGYYRTGDTVELEADGSISFVGRNDDLITSSGYRIGPFDVESALIEHPAVVEAAVIGVPDPERTEIVKAFVVLADGVEGTPALADELAQHVKHRLSAHAYPRAVEFLPELPKTPSGKIQRFVLRKAEVEKAAGVGSQRA from the coding sequence ATGTTGAACTCGTCCGTTGCCGCCATGCGGCCGACCTATGATGGCGCCGTTTCAGGCTTTCGTCTGGAGGTTGCCGAGGCGGCGCTCCAGGGCGATCTGGAAGGCGGGATCAACGCCTGCGTCGAGTGCTGCGACCGGCATGTCGGCGCCGACCGCGTGGCTCTGCGGTGCCTGTCGATGGACGAGACGCTGAGCGAATACACGTTCGAAGACTTGCGCGATCTGTCCGCCCGGGCCGCGAACGTGTTTGCCGCCAAGGGCGTCGGGGCGGGCGACGTGGTGGCCGGGCTCCTGCCGCGCACGCTCGAACTCGTCGTCACCATCCTCGCCACCTGGCGGCTCGGCGCGGTCTACCAGCCGCTCTTCACCGCCTTCGGCCCGAAGGCGATCGAGCATCGGCTGGCGATGAGCGAGGCCAAGCTGGTCGTCACCAACACGGCGAACCGCCCGAAGCTGGACGAGATCCCCGGCTGCCCGCCCGTCGCGGTGGTTCGCGGCGCGGCGGAGCCGCTGGCGGCCGGAGACCTCGACTTTCGCCAGGCGCTGGCCGATGCCGAGCCGGCGTTTCAGCCGGTCGTCCGCCGGGGCGACGATCTCTTCATGATGATGTCCACCTCCGGCACCACCGGGCTGGCCAAGGGCGTGCCCGTGCCGCTGCGGGCGCTCCTGTCCTTCTCGGCCTATATGCGCGATGCGATCGACCTTCGCGCCGACGACGTCTTCTGGAACATCGCCGACCCCGGCTGGGCCTACGGGCTCTATTATGCCGTGACCGGGCCGCTGATGCTGGGCTGCACGACCCTTCTGGTAGAAGGAGGCTTTGCCGCCGAAAGCACCTATTGGATCATCGATCGGCTGGGCGTCACCAGCCTCGCCGGCTCGCCCACCGCCTTTCGCATGCTGATCGCCGCCGGACCCAAACCCGCCGAGGCCCTGAAAGGCCGGCTGCGCGTCGTCAGCAGCGCGGGCGAACCGCTGAACCCGGAGGTCATCCGCTGGTTCGAGGCCCATCTCGCGGTGCCGATCCACGACCATTACGGGCAGACGGAAACGGGAATGGTGGTGAACAACCATCACGGCCTGTCCCACCTAGTGCGTCCAGGTTCGGCGGGCTTCGCCCTGCCGGGCTACCGGGTCGCCGTCCTGGACGACGACGGGCGCGAACTCGGTCCCAACCGCCCCGGCGTGCTCGCCGTCGACATCGCGCGCTCGCCGCTCATGTTTTTCACCGGTTATTTCCGCCAGCGGACCCCGGCCATCGACGGCGGTTATTATCGCACGGGCGACACGGTGGAGCTGGAGGCCGACGGTTCGATCAGCTTCGTCGGGCGCAACGACGATCTCATCACCTCGTCCGGCTACCGGATCGGACCGTTCGATGTCGAGAGCGCGCTGATCGAGCATCCCGCCGTGGTCGAAGCGGCGGTGATCGGCGTTCCCGATCCCGAGCGCACGGAAATCGTCAAGGCCTTCGTCGTGCTGGCGGACGGGGTGGAGGGCACCCCGGCCCTTGCGGACGAACTGGCCCAGCATGTGAAGCACCGGCTTTCGGCCCACGCCTATCCCCGCGCCGTCGAGTTCCTGCCCGAGCTGCCCAAGACGCCAAGCGGCAAGATCCAGCGCTTCGTGCTGCGCAAGGCGGAAGTCGAAAAGGCGGCCGGGGTGGGGAGTCAGCGAGCATGA
- a CDS encoding AraC family transcriptional regulator, with protein MDRQMISRGFVDDAVDCLSARGFDPRAALAEAGIGAGATDPVSNVQYGRMWLGFAALSGDEFFGLGARPMRPGSFRLLCHAVLHAGTLERALRRCLTFLDIVLDDPTGELRQREGLAEIVLTDRGGARPAFAYRTYWLILLGVLCWLVGRRIALRRVDFACAAPENRDDYRQFFGAPVHFDQPSSRLTFSTSYLALPTIRDEKALRLFLRGAPANILLRYRHDQGVSARIRSRLRAVPMPDWPGFEAIAADMKLSPATLRRRLRGEGQSFVSIRDEIRQVQAEAMLKDKRASVAEIATRLGYAEPSAFHRAFVKWTGMTPSAFRDSA; from the coding sequence ATGGACCGGCAGATGATCTCGCGCGGCTTCGTGGACGACGCCGTGGACTGCCTCAGCGCGCGCGGGTTCGACCCCCGCGCGGCGCTGGCGGAGGCCGGCATCGGGGCGGGCGCGACCGACCCGGTCTCGAACGTCCAATATGGGCGGATGTGGCTGGGTTTCGCCGCCCTGTCGGGGGACGAGTTCTTCGGCCTCGGCGCGCGGCCGATGCGGCCCGGCAGCTTTCGCCTTCTGTGCCATGCCGTGCTTCACGCCGGAACGCTGGAGCGCGCGCTGCGGCGCTGCCTGACCTTTCTCGACATCGTGCTGGACGATCCGACGGGCGAGCTGCGCCAGCGCGAGGGGCTGGCGGAAATCGTGTTGACCGACCGGGGCGGGGCCCGCCCGGCCTTCGCCTACCGCACCTACTGGCTCATTCTGCTGGGGGTGCTCTGCTGGCTGGTCGGGCGGCGGATCGCGCTGCGGCGGGTGGACTTCGCCTGCGCCGCGCCCGAAAACCGCGACGACTATCGCCAGTTCTTCGGCGCGCCGGTGCATTTCGACCAGCCCTCCAGCCGCCTGACCTTCAGCACGAGCTATCTCGCCCTTCCCACGATCCGGGACGAGAAGGCGCTGCGCCTGTTCCTGCGCGGCGCGCCGGCCAATATCCTGCTGCGCTACCGGCACGACCAGGGCGTCTCCGCCCGCATCCGAAGCCGGCTGCGCGCCGTGCCGATGCCGGACTGGCCGGGCTTCGAGGCGATCGCGGCCGACATGAAACTCTCGCCTGCCACGCTTCGACGCAGGCTTCGCGGCGAGGGGCAGAGCTTCGTCTCCATCCGCGACGAGATCCGGCAGGTGCAGGCGGAGGCGATGCTGAAGGACAAACGGGCGAGCGTCGCCGAAATCGCCACGCGCCTCGGCTATGCCGAGCCCAGCGCCTTCCATCGCGCCTTCGTCAAATGGACGGGCATGACGCCCTCGGCCTTTCGCGACAGCGCTTGA
- a CDS encoding acetyl-CoA carboxylase biotin carboxylase subunit encodes MFRKILVANRGEIACRIMRTARRMGIATVAVYSDADALAPHVAMADEAVRLGPAPAAESYLRADLILAAARATGADCIHPGYGFLSERESFARACEEAGIVFVGPPPGAIAAMGDKIQSKKLAAAAGVNVVPGFLGEIADTDEAVRIAREIGFPVMMKASAGGGGKGMRLAWNEVDVREGFDAVKREGLASFGDDRVFIEKFIEEPRHIEIQVLGDKHGTVLHLGERECSIQRRHQKVVEEAPSPFVTPAMRRAMGEQAVALAKAVGYHSAGTVELIVSGTDTTGQSFYFLEMNTRLQVEHPVTEFVTGLDLVEEMIRVAAGEKLRLAQDEVRLDGWSIETRVYAEDPYRGFLPSTGRLVHYQPPMAGPVGEGGAVRVDDGVVEGSEISRFYDPMIAKLVTHAPTREAAADLQVGALDRFRIEGIGHNVDFLSALMQHPRFRAGALTTGFIAEEYPDGFAGAPASDELSVRLVAVAALVDFLGRQRNAGLSGQLGGPVPAEPGRVAALRGAEHETHVEAAGEGRWRVTVDGRTVSVASGWRAGGALFEGVVDGEPFACVVKRRPGMLLLTTRGATHPVTIGSARHAALRRHMLEKTPPDLSRLLICPMPGLLTQLHVKPGDRVEAGQILGTVEAMKMENNLRAAKPAMIGAVHASVGESLPADFVILEFE; translated from the coding sequence GTGTTTCGTAAAATCCTCGTCGCCAATCGCGGCGAAATCGCCTGTCGCATCATGCGCACCGCCCGGCGCATGGGCATCGCCACCGTCGCGGTCTATTCCGACGCCGACGCGCTGGCGCCCCATGTCGCCATGGCCGACGAGGCGGTGCGCCTCGGCCCCGCGCCGGCGGCCGAGAGCTATCTCCGGGCCGACCTGATCCTCGCGGCCGCGCGGGCGACGGGGGCGGATTGCATCCACCCCGGCTACGGCTTCCTGTCGGAGCGCGAGAGCTTCGCCCGCGCCTGCGAGGAGGCCGGCATCGTCTTTGTCGGCCCGCCGCCGGGCGCGATCGCCGCCATGGGCGACAAGATCCAGTCCAAGAAGCTCGCCGCCGCCGCGGGCGTCAATGTCGTGCCCGGCTTTCTCGGCGAGATCGCGGATACGGACGAGGCCGTGCGCATCGCCCGCGAGATCGGCTTTCCCGTGATGATGAAGGCCTCGGCCGGCGGCGGCGGCAAGGGCATGCGCCTCGCCTGGAACGAGGTCGACGTGCGCGAGGGTTTCGACGCGGTGAAGCGCGAGGGCCTCGCGAGCTTCGGGGACGACCGCGTCTTCATCGAGAAGTTCATCGAGGAACCGCGTCATATCGAGATCCAGGTGCTGGGCGACAAGCACGGCACGGTCCTCCATCTCGGCGAGCGCGAGTGCTCGATCCAGCGTCGGCACCAGAAGGTGGTGGAGGAGGCGCCGTCGCCCTTCGTGACGCCCGCCATGCGCCGCGCGATGGGCGAACAGGCCGTCGCGCTGGCGAAGGCCGTTGGCTATCATTCGGCCGGCACGGTGGAGCTCATCGTCTCGGGCACGGACACGACGGGGCAGAGCTTCTACTTCCTGGAAATGAACACACGCCTTCAGGTCGAGCATCCCGTCACCGAGTTCGTGACCGGGCTCGACCTCGTGGAGGAGATGATCCGCGTGGCCGCCGGCGAAAAGCTGCGCCTCGCGCAGGACGAAGTCCGGCTCGACGGCTGGTCGATCGAGACGCGCGTCTATGCCGAGGACCCTTATCGCGGCTTCCTGCCCTCCACCGGCCGGCTCGTCCACTACCAGCCGCCCATGGCCGGCCCAGTGGGCGAGGGCGGCGCGGTGCGGGTGGACGACGGGGTGGTCGAGGGCTCGGAGATTTCGCGTTTCTACGATCCGATGATCGCCAAGCTCGTGACCCATGCCCCGACGCGCGAGGCGGCGGCCGATCTTCAGGTCGGCGCGCTGGACCGGTTCCGCATCGAGGGCATCGGCCACAATGTCGATTTCCTGTCGGCCCTGATGCAGCACCCGCGCTTTCGCGCCGGCGCGCTGACGACGGGCTTCATCGCGGAGGAATATCCCGACGGTTTCGCCGGCGCGCCGGCCTCCGACGAGCTCTCGGTTCGCCTCGTCGCCGTCGCGGCCCTGGTGGACTTCCTCGGCCGGCAGCGCAATGCCGGCCTGTCCGGCCAGCTCGGCGGGCCGGTCCCCGCCGAACCGGGGCGCGTGGCCGCGCTGCGAGGCGCCGAGCACGAGACGCATGTCGAGGCGGCGGGGGAGGGGCGCTGGCGCGTCACGGTGGACGGGCGCACGGTGAGCGTGGCCTCCGGCTGGCGCGCGGGCGGCGCCTTGTTCGAGGGCGTGGTGGACGGCGAGCCCTTCGCCTGCGTGGTGAAGCGCCGGCCCGGCATGCTTCTCCTGACGACGCGGGGCGCGACGCATCCCGTCACGATCGGCTCGGCGCGCCATGCGGCTCTGCGCCGGCACATGTTGGAAAAGACGCCACCCGACCTCTCGCGCCTTCTGATCTGCCCGATGCCGGGCCTCCTGACCCAGCTTCACGTCAAGCCGGGCGACAGGGTGGAGGCGGGCCAGATCCTGGGAACCGTCGAGGCGATGAAGATGGAAAACAACCTGCGCGCCGCCAAACCCGCCATGATCGGCGCCGTGCATGCGAGCGTCGGCGAAAGCCTGCCAGCGGACTTCGTGATCCTCGAATTCGAGTGA
- the scpA gene encoding methylmalonyl-CoA mutase, whose protein sequence is MADTERPTPADWRKAAEREVKGRDLDWKTPEGIVVKPLYTAEDMAGWNPGLPGFAPFTRGVRASMYAGRPWTIRQYAGFSTAEASNAFYRRNLAAGQKGLSVAFDLATHRGYDSDHPRVVGDVGKAGVAIDTVEDMKILFDGIPLDQMSVSMTMNGAVIPVLAFFIVAGEEQGVPRARLDGTIQNDILKEFMVRNTYIYPPESSMRIVSDIFAYTSREMPKFNSISISGYHMQEAGATQLQELAFTIADGMEYVRYGVASGLDIDAFAGRLSFFFAIGMNFFMEVAKLRAARVLWHRAMTELGAKDERSKMLRTHCQTSGVSLTEQDPTNNVIRTTIEAMAAMLGGTQSLHTNALDEAIALPTETSARIARNTQLVLQEETGMTKVVDPLGGSYYVESLTKALVDGAWELIERIRQEGGMAKAVASGWPKAMIEEAAAAKAARVDRGEDVIVGVNRYRLETEAPIDILDVDNHAVREAQVARIERVKAERDPQAVAAALEALREGAKGEGNLLELAVACARARATLGEISGAMEDVFGRFDTSPRPVKGIYGGAYENDPRWTRLTDAVASTRHRLGRRPRMLVAKMGQDGHDRGANLVSSMFGDLGFEIVPGPLFQTPAEAAVLAVEKDVDIVGASSLAAGHKTLIPDLIARLAEAGRSDIKVIAGGVIPAQDYDELRRAGVSAIFGPGTNLMEAAAEVLRLLGHNMPPAEDTTDRPNGRDAAE, encoded by the coding sequence ATGGCGGACACTGAACGCCCCACCCCGGCCGACTGGCGCAAGGCAGCCGAGCGGGAGGTGAAGGGCCGCGACCTCGACTGGAAGACGCCCGAGGGCATCGTGGTCAAGCCGCTCTACACCGCCGAGGATATGGCGGGCTGGAACCCCGGCCTGCCGGGGTTCGCGCCGTTCACGCGCGGCGTGCGCGCCTCGATGTATGCCGGGCGGCCCTGGACGATCCGCCAATATGCCGGCTTCTCGACGGCCGAAGCCTCCAACGCCTTCTACCGCCGCAATCTCGCGGCCGGGCAGAAGGGCCTGTCGGTCGCCTTCGACCTCGCCACCCATCGCGGCTACGACTCGGACCACCCCCGAGTGGTCGGCGATGTCGGCAAGGCGGGCGTTGCGATCGACACCGTCGAGGACATGAAGATCCTCTTCGACGGTATCCCGCTGGATCAGATGTCGGTGTCGATGACCATGAACGGGGCGGTGATCCCGGTGCTCGCCTTCTTCATCGTGGCGGGCGAGGAGCAGGGCGTGCCGCGCGCCCGGCTCGACGGGACCATCCAGAACGACATCCTCAAGGAGTTCATGGTCCGCAACACCTATATCTACCCGCCCGAATCCTCCATGCGGATCGTCTCCGACATCTTCGCCTATACCAGCCGCGAGATGCCGAAGTTCAACTCGATCTCGATCTCGGGCTACCACATGCAGGAGGCGGGGGCGACGCAGCTCCAGGAGCTCGCCTTCACCATCGCCGACGGCATGGAATATGTCCGATACGGCGTCGCCTCGGGGCTCGACATCGACGCCTTCGCCGGGCGCCTCTCCTTCTTCTTCGCCATCGGCATGAACTTCTTCATGGAGGTGGCCAAGCTGCGCGCCGCGCGCGTTCTCTGGCACCGGGCGATGACCGAACTCGGGGCAAAGGATGAGCGCTCCAAGATGCTGCGCACCCACTGCCAGACCTCCGGCGTCTCGCTCACCGAGCAGGACCCGACCAACAACGTGATCCGCACCACGATCGAGGCCATGGCCGCGATGCTGGGCGGCACGCAGTCGCTGCACACCAACGCGCTGGACGAGGCGATCGCGCTGCCGACCGAAACCTCCGCCCGCATCGCCCGCAACACGCAGCTCGTTCTCCAGGAGGAAACGGGCATGACCAAGGTCGTCGATCCGCTCGGCGGCAGCTACTACGTGGAGAGCCTGACGAAGGCGCTGGTGGACGGCGCCTGGGAGCTGATCGAGCGCATCCGCCAAGAGGGCGGCATGGCCAAGGCCGTGGCTTCGGGCTGGCCGAAGGCGATGATCGAGGAGGCCGCCGCCGCCAAGGCCGCGCGGGTCGATCGCGGCGAGGACGTGATCGTCGGCGTCAACCGCTATCGGCTGGAGACCGAGGCGCCGATCGACATCCTCGACGTCGACAACCACGCCGTGCGCGAGGCGCAGGTGGCCCGCATCGAGCGGGTCAAGGCAGAGCGCGACCCGCAAGCCGTGGCCGCCGCGCTGGAGGCCCTGCGCGAAGGCGCGAAGGGAGAGGGCAATCTCCTCGAACTTGCGGTGGCGTGCGCCAGGGCGCGCGCGACGCTGGGCGAGATTTCCGGCGCGATGGAGGACGTGTTCGGCCGCTTCGACACCAGCCCGAGGCCTGTGAAGGGCATCTATGGCGGCGCCTACGAGAACGATCCGCGCTGGACGCGCCTCACCGACGCCGTCGCCTCCACCCGGCACCGCCTCGGGCGGCGCCCGCGCATGCTGGTGGCCAAGATGGGGCAGGACGGGCACGACCGGGGCGCCAATCTCGTGTCCTCCATGTTCGGCGATCTCGGCTTCGAGATCGTGCCCGGCCCGCTGTTCCAGACCCCGGCGGAAGCGGCGGTGCTGGCGGTCGAGAAAGACGTCGACATCGTCGGCGCCTCGTCGCTCGCGGCCGGGCACAAGACGCTGATCCCCGATCTCATCGCACGGCTGGCGGAGGCGGGGCGGTCCGACATCAAGGTGATCGCCGGCGGCGTCATCCCCGCACAGGATTATGACGAGCTGCGCCGGGCCGGCGTCTCCGCCATTTTCGGCCCCGGCACCAATCTCATGGAGGCGGCGGCCGAGGTGCTGCGCCTTCTCGGCCACAACATGCCCCCCGCCGAGGATACCACCGACCGGCCCAATGGCCGCGATGCAGCAGAATAA
- the mce gene encoding methylmalonyl-CoA epimerase: protein MALGRLNHVGVATPSIAQAVEHYAKLFGAAAIGALFDLPEQGVKVCFVNAGNTQIELIEPLDDASPVAGFLERNPAGGQHHLCFEVADLDAEIADLTASGARLLGSPRIGAHGTRIVFLHPRDMGGVLVELMEAPDGGH, encoded by the coding sequence ATGGCGTTGGGACGCTTGAACCATGTCGGCGTGGCGACGCCCTCGATCGCGCAAGCCGTGGAGCACTATGCCAAGCTCTTCGGAGCCGCAGCCATCGGCGCGCTCTTCGATCTGCCCGAGCAGGGCGTGAAGGTCTGCTTCGTGAATGCGGGCAACACGCAGATCGAGCTGATCGAGCCGCTGGACGACGCTTCGCCGGTCGCCGGCTTTCTCGAGCGCAACCCGGCCGGCGGGCAGCATCATCTCTGCTTCGAGGTGGCCGATCTCGATGCAGAGATCGCCGATCTTACCGCGTCCGGCGCGCGGCTGCTGGGGAGCCCGCGCATCGGCGCGCACGGCACGCGGATCGTGTTTCTTCACCCGCGCGATATGGGCGGCGTGCTGGTCGAACTGATGGAGGCGCCCGATGGCGGACACTGA
- a CDS encoding acyl-CoA carboxylase subunit beta — translation MSSTIHELERRRAAARQGGGERRIAAQHAKGKLTARERLDVLLDEGSFEELDMFVEHNCTDFGMEREIVPGDGVVTGSGTIDGRLVFVFSQDFTVFGGSLSERHAQKICKIMDMALKVGAPVIGLNDSGGARIQEGVASLGGYAEVFQRNVLASGVVPQLSLVMGPCAGGAVYSPAMTDFIFMVKDSSYMFVTGPDVVKTVTNEIVSQEDLGGAITHTTKSSVADCAFENDMEALLAARDFVGFLPASNRSGVPERPTADPFDRLEPSLDTLIPPSANQPYDMRELVAKTVDEGEFFEIQPGHAGNIIVGLGRVEGRTVGIVANQPTVLAGCLDISASKKAARFVRFCDAFEIPIVTFVDVPGFLPGVGQEHNGIIKHGAKLLFAYGEATVPKITVITRKAYGGAYDVMASKHLRGDLNYAWPTAEIAVMGAKGAVEIIFRGRSPEEIAERTAEYERRFANPFVAASKGFVDEVIMPHSTRRRIALGLRKLRGKSLQNPWKKHDNIPL, via the coding sequence ATGTCGTCGACCATTCACGAACTCGAGCGCCGCCGGGCCGCCGCGCGCCAGGGCGGGGGCGAGCGGCGCATCGCCGCCCAGCACGCCAAGGGCAAGCTGACCGCGCGCGAGCGCCTGGACGTGCTTCTGGACGAGGGCTCGTTCGAGGAGCTCGACATGTTCGTCGAGCACAATTGCACCGATTTCGGCATGGAGCGCGAGATCGTGCCGGGCGATGGCGTGGTGACGGGATCGGGCACGATCGACGGCCGGCTCGTCTTCGTCTTCAGCCAGGACTTCACCGTCTTCGGCGGCTCGCTGTCGGAGCGCCACGCGCAGAAAATCTGCAAGATCATGGACATGGCGCTGAAGGTCGGCGCGCCCGTGATCGGGCTCAACGATTCGGGCGGCGCGCGCATTCAGGAGGGTGTGGCCTCGCTCGGCGGCTATGCCGAAGTGTTCCAGCGCAACGTGCTGGCGTCGGGCGTCGTGCCCCAGCTCAGCCTCGTCATGGGCCCGTGTGCGGGCGGGGCGGTCTACTCGCCGGCCATGACCGACTTCATCTTCATGGTGAAGGATTCCAGCTACATGTTCGTCACCGGGCCGGACGTGGTGAAGACGGTGACCAACGAGATCGTCAGCCAGGAGGATCTCGGCGGCGCCATCACCCATACGACCAAGTCCTCGGTTGCCGACTGCGCCTTCGAGAACGACATGGAGGCGCTGCTCGCGGCGCGCGACTTCGTCGGCTTCCTGCCCGCGTCCAACCGCTCCGGCGTTCCCGAGCGGCCGACGGCCGATCCGTTCGACCGGCTGGAGCCGAGCCTCGACACGCTGATCCCCCCTTCCGCCAACCAGCCCTACGACATGCGCGAGCTCGTCGCCAAGACGGTGGACGAGGGCGAGTTCTTCGAGATCCAGCCCGGCCATGCCGGCAACATCATCGTGGGCCTCGGCCGCGTGGAAGGGCGCACGGTCGGGATCGTCGCCAACCAGCCGACGGTGCTGGCCGGCTGCCTCGACATATCAGCCTCCAAGAAGGCCGCGCGCTTCGTGCGCTTCTGCGACGCGTTCGAGATTCCGATCGTGACCTTCGTGGACGTGCCGGGCTTCCTGCCGGGCGTGGGCCAGGAGCACAACGGCATCATCAAGCACGGCGCCAAGCTGCTCTTCGCCTATGGCGAGGCGACGGTCCCCAAGATCACCGTCATCACCCGCAAGGCCTATGGCGGGGCCTACGACGTCATGGCCTCCAAGCATCTGCGGGGTGATCTGAACTATGCCTGGCCGACGGCCGAGATCGCGGTGATGGGCGCCAAGGGCGCGGTGGAGATCATCTTCCGGGGCAGGAGCCCGGAGGAGATCGCCGAGCGCACGGCCGAATACGAGCGCCGCTTCGCCAATCCTTTCGTCGCGGCGTCCAAGGGCTTCGTGGACGAGGTCATCATGCCCCACTCGACGCGTCGGCGCATCGCGCTCGGGCTTCGCAAGCTGCGCGGCAAGTCGCTCCAGAACCCTTGGAAGAAGCACGACAACATCCCGTTGTAG